In a single window of the Rhodamnia argentea isolate NSW1041297 chromosome 2, ASM2092103v1, whole genome shotgun sequence genome:
- the LOC115739622 gene encoding protein EXORDIUM-like 2: protein MASSSPPPPPYILVALLLVLSRLSAPSSATTPRMLSPLKTKPLVLKYHKGRLLKGNVTVNLLWYGGFSPAQRSVVADFFRSLSSPAKSSPSVASWWSTTAAYAGGPANIILGKQLVDSRYSLGKVLKNQHIVSLSSELSPSKTDSDGAINFVLTSSDVGVEGFCMSRCGSHGWSTAVRGGKGARSAYGWVGNSATQCPGQCAWPFHQPIYGPQIPPLVAPNGDMGVDGMVISLATVLAGTVTNPFDNGYFQGPGDAPLEAVSACTGMFGKGAFPGYPGVVPVDKTTGASYNAIGRSGRKYLLPAMWDPKTSTCRTAV, encoded by the coding sequence ATGGCTTCgtcgtctcctcctcctcctccttacaTCCTCGTCgccctcctcctcgtccttTCCCGTCTCTCCGCCCCATCCTCGGCCACCACCCCGAGGATGCTGTCTCCGCTCAAGACGAAGCCCCTCGTCCTCAAGTACCACAAGGGCCGGCTCCTCAAGGGCAACGTCACCGTCAACCTCCTCTGGTACGGAGGCTTCTCCCCCGCCCAGCGCTCCGTCGTGGCCGACTTCTTCCGCTCCCTCAGCTCTCCCGCCAAGTCTTCCCCCTCCGTCGCCTCCTGGTGGTCCACCACCGCCGCGTACGCCGGTGGCCCCGCCAACATCATCTTGGGGAAGCAACTCGTCGACAGCAGGTACTCTCTGGGCAAAGTGCTGAAGAACCAACACATTGTGAGCTTGTCCTCCGAGCTCAGTCCCTCCAAGACCGATAGCGATGGTGCTATCAACTTCGTGTTGACCTCGTCAGACGTTGGCGTCGAGGGGTTCTGCATGAGCCGGTGCGGGTCCCACGGGTGGTCGACTGCGGTCCGGGGCGGCAAGGGCGCCAGGTCCGCGTACGGGTGGGTCGGCAACTCGGCGACCCAGTGCCCCGGCCAATGCGCGTGGCCCTTCCACCAGCCGATCTACGGGCCTCAGATACCTCCCCTGGTGGCCCCGAACGGCGACATGGGGGTCGACGGGATGGTCATCAGCTTGGCCACGGTCCTGGCGGGGACCGTCACGAACCCGTTTGACAACGGGTATTTCCAGGGCCCCGGAGACGCGCCCCTCGAGGCCGTGAGCGCTTGCACGGGGATGTTCGGGAAGGGCGCGTTCCCCGGCTATCCAGGGGTCGTCCCGGTGGACAAGACGACGGGAGCAAGTTACAATGCGATCGGCCGGAGCGGACGGAAATATCTGCTGCCGGCGATGTGGGACCCCAAGACGTCTACCTGCAGGACGGCCGTGTAG